One genomic region from Haloterrigena gelatinilytica encodes:
- a CDS encoding SDR family oxidoreductase, with protein sequence MGTRQREGARELGRYGATVIVNYRSSEADAHAVADAITEADTDGTAHPVRADVTDRGAVDAMRDAVADAFGPIDVLVNNAGITADRTFANMTAEDWHRVVDVSLNGAFNCTKAFYDDLEAAPNGRIISVSSVIGKQGNVGQANYAAAKSGLFGFTRSLALELAGTGTTANCIAPGFTRTEMIESIPETVRDDLRADIPLERFATVEEIAGLVRYLASEQSGYVTGEVIDVNGGIDL encoded by the coding sequence CTGGGGACGCGCCAACGCGAGGGCGCTCGAGAACTCGGGCGGTACGGCGCGACCGTGATCGTCAACTACCGGTCCTCGGAGGCCGACGCCCACGCGGTCGCCGACGCGATCACCGAGGCCGACACCGACGGCACGGCCCATCCGGTACGGGCCGACGTCACCGACCGCGGCGCGGTCGACGCGATGCGCGACGCGGTCGCCGACGCGTTCGGCCCGATCGACGTCCTCGTCAACAACGCGGGCATCACGGCCGACCGCACGTTCGCGAACATGACCGCCGAGGACTGGCACCGCGTCGTCGACGTCTCGCTCAACGGCGCGTTCAACTGCACGAAGGCGTTCTACGACGACCTCGAGGCAGCTCCGAACGGCCGGATCATCAGCGTCTCGAGCGTGATCGGCAAGCAGGGGAACGTCGGTCAGGCGAACTACGCCGCGGCCAAAAGCGGCCTCTTCGGCTTCACCAGGTCGCTCGCGCTCGAGTTGGCCGGAACGGGGACGACGGCCAACTGTATCGCGCCCGGGTTCACGCGGACGGAGATGATCGAGTCCATTCCCGAGACCGTTCGGGACGACCTGCGCGCGGACATCCCGCTCGAGCGGTTCGCGACCGTCGAGGAGATCGCCGGGCTCGTCCGCTATCTCGCGAGCGAGCAGTCGGGATACGTCACCGGCGAAGTTATCGACGTCAATGGCGGAATCGACCTCTAA
- a CDS encoding HTH domain-containing protein produces the protein MPAGEVESPFAPVLDIDSTASLRVDCYVRGSVPPAITATIDDVVERLRDLDERDVIDDHRVTHWPPEYRSAAGSTGENGSTRDELVAEFERWAARKGHSLEPAFRRQAVPPSPFDADLDEPRERVRVPVVALAIRGRVADATVVDAVDADAASIRGVVPYTERPSAERSRTYTVNDLLATVEANGNGVHLGTRQREGPTPLGAATSLEPAFRRQAVPPSPFDADLDEPRERVRVPVVALAISEVEADATVADAVDADAASIRGVVPYTERPSAERSRTYTVNDLLATVEAETAFTWGRANARALENSGGTARP, from the coding sequence ATGCCTGCCGGTGAGGTCGAATCACCGTTCGCGCCGGTCCTCGATATCGATTCGACCGCGAGTCTCCGGGTCGACTGTTACGTTCGGGGGAGCGTTCCGCCGGCCATCACGGCGACCATCGACGACGTCGTCGAGCGGCTCCGAGACCTCGACGAACGTGACGTGATCGACGACCACCGGGTGACCCACTGGCCGCCCGAGTACCGCTCGGCCGCCGGATCGACCGGCGAAAACGGGTCGACCCGCGACGAACTCGTCGCCGAGTTCGAACGCTGGGCCGCCCGGAAGGGCCACTCGCTCGAGCCGGCGTTTCGCCGACAGGCGGTTCCGCCGTCGCCGTTCGACGCCGACCTCGACGAGCCGCGCGAGCGAGTTCGGGTTCCGGTCGTCGCGCTGGCGATCCGAGGTCGAGTGGCGGACGCGACGGTCGTGGACGCCGTCGACGCGGACGCAGCGTCGATTCGAGGGGTCGTCCCCTATACGGAACGACCGTCGGCGGAGCGGTCGCGGACGTACACCGTCAACGACCTGCTCGCGACCGTCGAAGCGAACGGAAACGGCGTTCACCTGGGGACGCGCCAACGCGAGGGGCCGACGCCGCTGGGGGCCGCCACCTCGCTCGAGCCGGCGTTTCGCCGACAGGCGGTTCCGCCGTCGCCGTTCGACGCCGACCTCGACGAGCCGCGCGAGCGAGTTCGGGTTCCGGTCGTCGCGCTGGCGATCTCCGAGGTCGAGGCGGACGCGACGGTCGCGGACGCCGTCGACGCGGACGCAGCGTCGATTCGAGGGGTCGTCCCCTATACGGAACGACCGTCGGCGGAGCGGTCGCGGACGTACACCGTCAACGACCTGCTCGCGACCGTCGAAGCGGAAACGGCGTTCACCTGGGGACGCGCCAACGCGAGGGCGCTCGAGAACTCGGGCGGTACGGCGCGACCGTGA
- a CDS encoding DsrE family protein: protein MVNAAIVILAGTESHADTGRLVNGLEAAKEFAENDEDELELIFDGAGTQWVEELEDESHDYHELYRSVQDEAAVCDYCAGAFGVDDAVEDQGLVRIDENEGHPSIRSMVDDDYEIITF from the coding sequence ATGGTAAACGCAGCCATCGTCATTCTCGCGGGTACCGAATCGCACGCCGACACCGGCCGACTCGTCAACGGACTCGAGGCGGCCAAGGAGTTCGCCGAGAACGACGAAGACGAACTCGAACTCATCTTCGACGGCGCCGGCACCCAGTGGGTCGAGGAGTTGGAAGACGAGTCCCACGACTACCACGAGCTCTACCGGTCCGTACAGGACGAAGCGGCCGTCTGCGACTACTGCGCCGGGGCGTTCGGCGTCGACGACGCCGTCGAGGACCAGGGGCTCGTCCGCATCGACGAGAACGAGGGCCACCCCAGCATCCGTTCGATGGTCGACGACGACTACGAGATCATCACGTTCTAA
- a CDS encoding helix-turn-helix domain-containing protein, with product MITASLRIRLPEDAWVAEVSRSFPSATFRLLSGVRTGDRAVELGEVVAENPRKVSGAIATHPSIEAHERLAVTDDRSLSKYETIETALYEFVESASLPPEFPIVVRAGWYELDFTGTRDEFDGLRAMLEDANLRYELQSLVEADETATLLTDRQRATLEAALREGYFEVPRECTLDTVAGTLGVDESTVSGVLRRGQAKLVKWHLTGADGDRLD from the coding sequence ATGATCACGGCGTCGCTGCGGATACGTCTCCCCGAGGACGCGTGGGTCGCGGAGGTCTCTCGCTCGTTCCCGAGCGCCACCTTCCGTCTCCTGTCGGGGGTCCGAACCGGCGACAGGGCAGTGGAACTGGGCGAAGTGGTCGCCGAGAACCCGCGGAAGGTTTCGGGAGCGATCGCGACCCATCCGTCGATCGAAGCCCACGAGCGGCTGGCGGTGACGGACGACCGATCGCTCTCGAAGTACGAAACGATCGAGACGGCGCTGTACGAGTTCGTCGAATCGGCCTCGCTTCCGCCCGAGTTTCCGATCGTCGTCCGCGCCGGCTGGTACGAACTGGACTTCACGGGGACGCGCGACGAGTTCGACGGGCTGCGGGCGATGCTCGAGGACGCGAACCTCCGGTACGAACTCCAGTCGCTCGTCGAGGCCGACGAGACCGCGACGCTGCTCACCGACAGGCAGCGGGCGACGCTCGAGGCGGCGCTCCGGGAGGGCTACTTCGAGGTTCCGCGGGAGTGTACGCTCGACACGGTCGCGGGAACGCTCGGCGTCGACGAATCGACGGTGAGCGGCGTCCTCCGTCGCGGCCAAGCCAAACTGGTCAAGTGGCACTTGACCGGAGCGGACGGCGATCGACTCGACTGA
- a CDS encoding ABC transporter permease, which yields MDFGLVAGVVTIGFIHGVLPDHGWPIAATYGLNRSRTWLYGTVAGLVLGVGHLISSVVLVVAYFWFSRFAAFAEGPWMRYLAGVILILLGIHEYRNGGHGSGRGHGHDEPHHDHAHTHTHEHDHSHEHDHSETPSQRGRLTRIRERLFGGGHRHLSDEDAERGLTALGTTALLLGFAHEEPIQILAICTGTAYCLELMLIYSLVVIVAILIPTLLLIAGYERHRETVDRYTPYLPLLTATVLVGMGLTFILGIF from the coding sequence ATGGATTTCGGTCTCGTTGCAGGTGTCGTTACGATCGGATTTATCCACGGCGTGCTCCCGGATCACGGGTGGCCGATCGCTGCGACCTACGGGTTGAATCGCTCGCGGACGTGGCTCTACGGGACGGTAGCAGGACTCGTTCTCGGGGTCGGACATCTGATCAGTAGCGTCGTACTGGTAGTGGCGTACTTTTGGTTCAGTCGCTTCGCTGCATTCGCCGAAGGCCCGTGGATGCGGTATCTCGCAGGCGTCATCCTCATTCTACTGGGCATTCACGAATATCGGAACGGCGGACACGGGTCGGGACGCGGTCACGGTCACGATGAGCCACACCACGACCACGCTCATACACACACTCACGAACACGATCACTCACACGAGCACGACCATTCGGAAACCCCTTCCCAGCGCGGGAGACTGACCCGAATTCGGGAGCGACTGTTCGGCGGCGGGCATCGTCATTTGAGCGACGAAGACGCTGAACGAGGATTGACGGCCCTCGGGACGACCGCCCTCCTGCTGGGGTTCGCCCACGAGGAGCCGATTCAGATTCTGGCGATCTGTACGGGGACGGCCTACTGCCTGGAACTGATGCTGATTTACTCGCTGGTCGTGATCGTTGCGATCCTGATTCCGACGCTCCTCTTGATCGCGGGCTACGAACGCCACCGCGAAACGGTCGACCGGTACACGCCGTACCTGCCGTTGCTGACGGCGACGGTGCTGGTGGGCATGGGACTGACGTTCATTCTCGGAATCTTCTGA
- a CDS encoding cupredoxin domain-containing protein: MWEQEELVEGPFDDWEFPGQEEGETDGEETTGGEADFQLIGEASAWQGAAPEAIAGEENPTLQLEAGTEYALGWENGDGLQHNFAIQDANGEDLLASELVREQGTTQTVSFTATEEMSEYYCQVHPQNMRGSIEVGN, encoded by the coding sequence ATGTGGGAACAGGAGGAACTCGTCGAGGGGCCGTTCGACGACTGGGAGTTCCCCGGTCAAGAGGAGGGAGAGACGGACGGCGAGGAAACGACGGGCGGAGAGGCCGACTTCCAGTTGATCGGCGAGGCGTCGGCGTGGCAGGGTGCAGCGCCCGAGGCCATCGCGGGCGAGGAGAATCCGACGCTGCAACTCGAGGCCGGCACCGAGTACGCGCTCGGCTGGGAGAACGGCGACGGGCTTCAGCACAACTTCGCGATCCAGGACGCGAACGGGGAGGACCTCCTCGCGTCCGAACTCGTCCGCGAACAGGGGACCACGCAGACGGTCTCGTTCACGGCCACCGAGGAGATGAGCGAGTACTACTGTCAGGTCCATCCGCAGAACATGCGGGGGTCGATCGAGGTCGGGAACTGA
- a CDS encoding helix-turn-helix domain-containing protein, producing the protein MASPEPELAVYTCRSCGECRLASAAPACCDEPMDEIDDTVPVESPTESHLMRAVFDISETELEVCRHLMAEDELTVDELTGLVDRDRSVVTRHLNHLVELGMVEKHSRVLSNGGRVNVYSHRSAAAVRRQFKLGLYTWLTDAVDVVDDLSEDKIERLVGGTDEGGRGPVIVDGDE; encoded by the coding sequence ATGGCATCTCCAGAGCCCGAACTCGCCGTCTACACCTGCCGATCGTGTGGCGAGTGCCGGTTGGCGTCCGCGGCGCCGGCGTGCTGCGACGAACCGATGGACGAGATCGACGACACGGTCCCCGTCGAATCGCCGACCGAATCGCATCTCATGCGGGCGGTGTTCGACATTTCCGAAACGGAACTCGAGGTCTGTCGGCACCTGATGGCCGAGGACGAACTCACGGTCGACGAACTCACCGGACTGGTCGATCGGGACCGGAGCGTCGTCACCCGACACCTCAACCACTTAGTCGAGTTGGGAATGGTCGAGAAACACTCTCGCGTGCTCTCGAACGGGGGTCGCGTGAACGTCTACTCGCACCGATCGGCGGCGGCGGTCCGTCGGCAGTTCAAACTCGGACTGTACACCTGGCTGACCGACGCCGTGGACGTCGTCGACGACCTCAGCGAGGACAAGATCGAGCGGCTCGTCGGCGGAACGGACGAGGGCGGTCGCGGTCCGGTCATCGTCGACGGAGACGAGTAA
- a CDS encoding Lrp/AsnC family transcriptional regulator has protein sequence MCASAEYTPLDETDRKILQLLQRDARNKTAVEIGERIGVSDGTVRNRIRNLEQRGIIEGYVPIINYEEAGYQLEIRITCTSRIINRQELANEALQIEGVVEVEELMTGRENIEVTAVAPKHDDVTRIAQTLDTLGLQVESEELIRHHYFRPFNHFGSESVADDESESDANHELS, from the coding sequence ATGTGCGCGTCGGCAGAATACACCCCGCTCGACGAGACGGATCGGAAAATCCTCCAACTCCTACAGCGCGACGCGCGGAACAAGACCGCGGTCGAAATCGGGGAGCGGATCGGCGTTTCGGACGGCACCGTTCGGAACCGCATCAGAAACCTCGAGCAACGGGGGATCATCGAAGGCTACGTTCCGATCATCAACTACGAGGAAGCCGGCTATCAACTCGAGATCCGCATCACGTGTACGTCCCGGATCATCAACCGACAGGAACTGGCGAACGAGGCGCTCCAGATAGAAGGCGTGGTCGAAGTAGAGGAGTTGATGACCGGTCGCGAGAACATCGAGGTGACGGCGGTGGCGCCGAAACACGACGACGTAACGCGCATCGCCCAGACGCTCGATACGCTCGGACTCCAGGTGGAGAGCGAGGAACTCATCCGGCACCACTACTTTCGACCGTTCAATCACTTCGGGAGCGAATCCGTGGCCGACGACGAGAGCGAGTCGGACGCGAACCACGAACTGTCCTGA
- a CDS encoding Rieske (2Fe-2S) protein, whose translation MRALTTAETVREEGSWLFTVRDRYGELDEVILVPCDDDDESGSTGGPASTDGGVEAWINRCTHEAQRFDTGRGVPMREGRIICPKHGSMFDSCSGYCDNGEAADTTLPSVDVSVRNDGRIVLTDDELTFVGEGGIDDNEGDGDDGPASTSHIGF comes from the coding sequence ATGCGAGCGCTGACGACCGCGGAGACGGTCCGCGAGGAGGGATCGTGGCTGTTCACGGTGCGGGACCGGTACGGCGAACTGGACGAAGTGATTCTCGTTCCCTGCGATGACGATGACGAGAGCGGCTCGACCGGCGGTCCGGCGTCGACCGACGGCGGCGTCGAGGCGTGGATCAACCGCTGTACGCACGAAGCCCAGCGCTTCGATACGGGCCGGGGCGTCCCGATGCGCGAGGGCCGGATCATCTGTCCGAAACACGGCTCGATGTTCGATTCCTGTTCGGGCTACTGCGACAACGGCGAGGCCGCCGACACGACGCTCCCGTCGGTCGACGTCTCGGTCCGAAACGACGGCCGAATCGTGCTCACCGACGACGAACTGACGTTCGTCGGCGAGGGCGGGATCGACGATAACGAGGGCGACGGCGACGACGGGCCCGCCTCGACGTCCCACATCGGGTTCTGA
- a CDS encoding carotenoid oxygenase family protein, which yields MPPGHRPADRCSNDRTTDDDDGDANRSVERGDRESTASAALERRDVLGTGTVAAGALLGGCIGGSESSDTASVDERHPGFRSLEREVADRSLPVEGTFPSWLEGTLLRTGPAKFEVGDRHLRHWFDGFAMLHRFAIDDGAVTYSNRFLETRAYEHATDEGELGYREFATDPCRRIWERFFTLFSDTTTDNANVSVATHADRFRAMTETPMPVEFDPETLETLGVVADGTDLGDLTTAHPHRDDGETINYVTDLSRTSEYRVFRMPDGEHERDVFATVSRDRPAYMHSFGLTDRYVILAEFPFVVDPLEFLVRDRPFIENYEWIPDRGTRFLVIERATGEVADTYETDAFFAFHHVNAFEDGDDIVVDVVAYDDASIVEDLYLEAIRSEGYSPDGGRLDRFRLGETVARETLYEGPIELPGINYDRVNAEPYRYAYGVGNRENPPRDVPNTLVKVDVETGAASEWEEPGTYAGEPVFVESPDATAEDDGVILSVVLDAAAERSFLLVLDAGTFEELARAPAPHHIPLGFHGVFSDL from the coding sequence ATGCCTCCTGGACATCGGCCCGCCGATCGATGCTCGAACGACCGAACGACCGATGATGACGACGGCGACGCGAACCGATCGGTCGAGCGAGGCGATCGGGAGTCGACCGCGTCGGCCGCGCTCGAACGACGCGACGTGCTCGGGACCGGCACCGTCGCGGCGGGGGCGCTTCTCGGCGGCTGCATCGGTGGTTCCGAATCGTCCGATACCGCCTCGGTCGACGAGCGACACCCGGGGTTCCGATCGCTCGAGCGCGAAGTCGCCGACCGGTCCCTGCCGGTCGAGGGGACGTTCCCGTCGTGGCTGGAGGGAACGCTGCTGCGAACCGGACCGGCGAAATTCGAGGTCGGCGACCGGCACCTGCGTCACTGGTTCGACGGCTTCGCGATGCTCCACCGGTTCGCGATCGACGACGGCGCCGTGACGTACTCGAACCGATTCCTCGAGACGCGAGCGTACGAGCACGCGACGGACGAGGGCGAACTCGGCTACCGCGAGTTCGCCACGGATCCCTGTCGACGGATCTGGGAGCGGTTCTTCACGCTGTTCTCCGACACGACGACCGACAACGCGAACGTCAGCGTCGCGACCCACGCGGACCGGTTCCGCGCGATGACCGAGACCCCCATGCCGGTCGAGTTCGATCCGGAGACGCTCGAGACGCTGGGCGTCGTCGCCGACGGGACCGACCTCGGTGATCTGACGACCGCGCACCCACACCGGGACGACGGGGAGACGATCAACTACGTGACGGACCTCTCGCGGACGAGCGAGTACCGGGTGTTCCGGATGCCCGACGGCGAGCACGAGCGGGACGTCTTCGCCACCGTCTCCCGGGACCGGCCGGCGTACATGCACAGTTTCGGGTTGACCGACCGGTACGTGATCCTCGCGGAGTTTCCCTTCGTCGTCGACCCGCTCGAGTTCCTCGTGCGGGATCGGCCGTTCATCGAGAACTACGAGTGGATTCCCGATCGGGGGACGCGATTCCTCGTGATCGAGCGCGCAACCGGCGAGGTGGCCGATACCTACGAGACGGACGCGTTCTTCGCGTTCCACCACGTCAACGCCTTCGAGGACGGGGACGATATCGTCGTCGACGTCGTCGCCTACGACGACGCCTCGATCGTCGAGGACCTCTATCTCGAGGCGATTCGATCGGAGGGGTACTCGCCCGACGGGGGACGACTCGATCGGTTTCGGCTCGGCGAGACGGTCGCTCGGGAGACGCTCTACGAGGGACCGATCGAGTTGCCCGGGATCAACTACGACCGGGTGAACGCCGAACCGTACCGGTACGCCTACGGCGTGGGGAACCGGGAGAACCCGCCACGGGACGTTCCGAACACACTGGTCAAGGTCGACGTGGAGACCGGCGCCGCGAGCGAGTGGGAGGAGCCGGGAACCTACGCCGGCGAACCGGTCTTCGTCGAATCGCCCGACGCGACTGCCGAGGACGACGGCGTGATCCTGTCGGTCGTGCTCGACGCGGCCGCGGAACGGTCGTTTCTGCTCGTCCTCGATGCCGGGACGTTCGAGGAACTGGCGCGAGCCCCGGCGCCCCACCACATTCCACTCGGCTTCCACGGGGTTTTCTCCGACCTGTAA
- a CDS encoding class I SAM-dependent methyltransferase: MEVPCVRAPREEGEATRQRLADADLIDDEYELTVDDGSLYIPVTDPDAVPAEFELVSRTLEERETQTTPTDLLGFEPTYERLGEAALLDEDDPERARAIADAICESDLPLETVLNKASKVKGETRVRDWELLAGANTEVVHREYGCEFLLDLAEVYFSPRLATERNRVAEQVTEGEHAFDMFAGVGPFVIPFAKRGADCVGVDVNPDAIDYLRENARRNGVEDRVTAICDDVRNLVAGSSRERCECDGVREVAPEYEGWADRVVMNLPHSADEFLEAAVTVAGDDCVLHYYDIQHEDDPFGPGERAIREAAEPEYDVSVETERVVRSYAPHELNVCLDVRLER; this comes from the coding sequence ATGGAAGTGCCGTGCGTCCGCGCGCCGCGCGAGGAGGGGGAAGCCACGCGTCAGCGACTCGCGGACGCGGACCTGATCGACGACGAGTACGAACTGACCGTCGACGACGGCAGCCTCTACATCCCGGTCACCGACCCCGACGCGGTTCCCGCGGAGTTCGAGCTCGTCTCCCGGACGCTCGAGGAACGGGAAACCCAGACCACCCCGACCGATCTGCTGGGGTTCGAACCCACCTACGAGCGGCTCGGCGAGGCGGCGTTGCTCGACGAGGACGATCCCGAGCGCGCTCGCGCGATCGCCGATGCGATCTGCGAGTCGGATCTGCCCCTCGAGACGGTCCTCAACAAGGCCTCGAAAGTGAAGGGGGAGACCCGCGTCCGCGACTGGGAACTGCTCGCGGGCGCGAACACGGAGGTCGTCCACCGCGAGTACGGCTGCGAGTTCCTGCTGGATCTCGCCGAGGTGTACTTCTCGCCGCGGCTGGCGACCGAGCGCAATCGAGTGGCAGAGCAGGTAACCGAGGGCGAGCATGCGTTCGACATGTTCGCCGGCGTCGGGCCGTTCGTGATCCCGTTCGCGAAGCGCGGCGCCGACTGCGTCGGCGTCGACGTCAACCCCGACGCGATCGACTACCTGCGCGAGAACGCGCGCCGCAACGGCGTCGAAGACCGGGTGACGGCGATCTGTGATGACGTCCGCAACCTCGTTGCGGGCTCGTCGCGCGAACGGTGTGAGTGCGACGGCGTTCGCGAAGTGGCGCCCGAGTACGAGGGCTGGGCCGACCGCGTCGTGATGAACCTCCCCCACAGCGCCGACGAGTTCCTCGAGGCCGCCGTCACCGTCGCGGGCGACGACTGCGTGCTCCACTACTACGACATCCAGCACGAGGACGACCCGTTCGGTCCGGGCGAGCGGGCGATCCGCGAGGCCGCCGAACCGGAATACGACGTTTCGGTGGAGACGGAACGGGTCGTTCGCTCCTACGCGCCCCACGAACTGAACGTCTGTCTGGACGTCCGACTCGAGCGCTGA
- a CDS encoding CopG family ribbon-helix-helix protein, with translation MRTSFNIPDDLLAEFDQTWQTEEFDSRSRAVREAMQEYIEAHTELETVSGEVTAALAFDYQHERVIRELHGVQHDFQDVITTTSHTHEGDWCLETIFCRGEAARVRKLVYRLRDFDAVGQVKVLLLRS, from the coding sequence ATGCGTACCAGTTTCAATATTCCGGACGACTTACTCGCGGAGTTCGATCAGACGTGGCAGACCGAGGAGTTCGACTCCCGCTCGCGAGCAGTTCGGGAAGCGATGCAGGAGTACATCGAGGCCCACACCGAACTCGAGACCGTCTCGGGCGAAGTGACCGCTGCGCTCGCGTTCGATTATCAACACGAGCGCGTGATCCGCGAACTCCACGGCGTGCAACACGATTTCCAGGACGTGATTACGACGACGAGCCACACGCACGAAGGCGATTGGTGTCTGGAAACGATTTTCTGTCGCGGCGAGGCGGCCCGCGTTCGCAAACTCGTGTATCGACTCCGAGATTTCGACGCCGTGGGACAGGTGAAAGTCCTGTTACTTCGGTCGTGA
- the dph5 gene encoding diphthine synthase: MLTFIGLGLYDEQSITVEGRDALRNADRAYAEFYTSKLLGATAADLESAHDVDVEVRDRAGVEQHPDDILEAAESEDVAFLTAGDTMISTTHVDLRLRAHDRGIETRVIHGVTAQTAASSLTGLQNYRFGKATTLPFPYAHGADGLPASVTDTIDANREDGLHTVVYLDIKVDHELTDEDEYMTADVGADLLAEAYPDLVGVVVARAGSPDPLVAAGTVSELAEREFGDPLHLLVVPGECHALEADALVELADADRDALETH; the protein is encoded by the coding sequence ATGCTCACCTTCATCGGTCTCGGACTCTACGACGAGCAGTCGATCACCGTCGAGGGCCGGGACGCCCTCCGGAACGCCGACCGCGCCTACGCCGAGTTCTACACCAGCAAGCTGCTCGGCGCGACCGCCGCGGACCTCGAGTCCGCCCACGACGTCGACGTCGAGGTCCGCGACCGCGCGGGCGTCGAACAGCACCCCGACGACATCCTCGAGGCCGCCGAGAGCGAGGACGTGGCCTTTCTGACCGCCGGCGACACGATGATCTCGACGACCCACGTCGACCTCCGCCTGCGGGCCCACGACCGCGGGATCGAGACGCGGGTGATCCACGGCGTCACGGCCCAGACGGCCGCCAGTTCCCTGACCGGGCTCCAGAACTACCGCTTCGGGAAGGCGACCACCCTCCCCTTCCCCTACGCCCACGGCGCCGACGGCCTGCCGGCGAGCGTGACGGACACGATCGACGCGAACCGGGAGGACGGCCTCCACACGGTCGTCTACCTCGATATAAAAGTCGATCACGAACTCACCGACGAGGACGAGTACATGACCGCCGACGTCGGCGCCGACCTGCTCGCCGAAGCGTATCCCGACCTCGTCGGCGTCGTCGTCGCTCGCGCCGGCAGCCCTGATCCGCTCGTCGCGGCCGGAACCGTGTCGGAACTCGCCGAGCGGGAGTTCGGCGATCCGCTGCACCTGCTCGTCGTTCCCGGCGAGTGTCACGCCCTCGAGGCCGACGCGCTGGTCGAACTCGCCGACGCCGATCGGGACGCGCTCGAGACGCACTGA